The following coding sequences lie in one Glycine max cultivar Williams 82 chromosome 19, Glycine_max_v4.0, whole genome shotgun sequence genomic window:
- the LOC100808241 gene encoding ABC transporter B family member 15 isoform X2 — protein sequence MCKMRVDQNHTIVNTKKKKKKNGSIRSIFMHADSLDWFLMVLGVFGAMGDGFTTPISVYIMSGIVNNVGGVLKMTPSTFIHNVNKYSLALTYLACASFFASFLGERQVARMKVKYLKAVLRQDITYFDLHVTSTSEVLTCVSSDSFVIQDVLSEKVPNFLMNFFRFLGSYIVAFALFWRLAIVGFPFVVLLVIPGLIYGKTMIRLARKIREESNKAGTIAEQAISSIRTVYSFVGESKTINAFSDALQGSVKLGLRQGLAKGLAIGSKGAVFAIWSFMCYYGSRLVMYHGAKGGTVFAVGSVICIGGSALGASLSELKYFTEACAAGERIMEIIKRVPNIDSENMAGEILERVSGEVEFDNVKFVYPSRPDSVILNDFCLKIPAGNTVALVGGSGSGKSTLISLLQRFYDPIEGEIRLDGVAINRLQLKWFRSQMGLVSQEPTLFATSIKENILFGKEDANEEDIVEAAKAANAHDFISQLPQGYNTRVGEKGVQISGGQKQRIAIARAIIKKPQILLLDEATSALDSESERKVQEALDKIVLDRTTIVVAHRLSTIRDAHVIIVLENGKIIEMGSHGELTQIDNGLYTSLVHFQQIEKSKNDTLFHPSILNEDMQNTSSDIVISHSISTNAMAQFSLVDEDNAKIAKDDQKLSPPSFWKLLALNLPEWKQACLGCLNATLFGAIEPLYAFAMGSMISIFFLTDHDEIKKKVVIYCLFFMGLAVFSLVVNIIQHYSFAYMGEYLSKRVKESMLSKILNFEVAWFDQDKNSTGVICSRLTKEANIVRSLVGDRMALLVQTISAVVIACTMGLIIAWRFAIILIVVQPIGIASFYTRLVLLKGMSKKAIKAQDETSKIAIEAISNLRTITAFSSQDQVIKMLKKAQEGPIRENIRQSWFAGIGLGCARSLTTFTRALEYWYGGKLVFDGYITSKQLFQTCLILANTGRVIADASSLTSDVAKGADAIGLVFSILNRNTKIDSDEMTAYMPQKLIGHIEFQDVYFAYPSRPNVMIFQEFSIKIDAGISTAVVGQSGSGKSTIMGLIERFYDPLKGIVMIDGRDIRSYHLRSLRNYISLVSQEPTLFNGTIRENIAYGAFDMTNEVEIIEAARIANAHDFIAGMKDGYDTWCGDRGVQLSGGQKQRIAIARAVLKNPKVLLLDEATSALDSQSEKVVQDALERVMVGRTSVVVAHRLSTIKNCNRIVVLNKGRVVEEGTHLCLLSKGPSGVYYSMVSLQRSATTTSAIDNEFSIN from the exons ATGTGCAAAATGCGCGTGGATCAGAACCATACTATTGTTaacacgaagaagaagaagaagaaaaatgggtCAATTAGATCCATTTTCATGCATGCTGATAGCCTAGATTGGTTTTTAATGGTTTTGGGTGTCTTTGGAGCCATGGGTGATGGCTTCACCACCCCTATCTCGGTGTACATCATGAGCGGAATCGTGAACAATGTTGGTGGTGTTTTAAAAATGACACCAAGTACTTTCATCCACAACGTCAATAAG TATTCACTGGCGTTGACATACTTGGCTTGTGCATCCTTTTTTGCTTCCTTCCTCG GTGAAAGACAAGTTGCAAGAATGAAAGTTAAGTATTTAAAAGCAGTGCTCAGACAAGATATAACATACTTTGATTTGCATGTCACAAGCACGTCCGAGGTTCTCACATGTGTCTCTAGTGATAGTTTCGTCATTCAAGATGTTCTCAGTGAAAAG GTTCCAAATTTTTTGATGAACTTCTTTAGGTTCCTTGGAAGCTACATAGtggcttttgctttgttttGGAGATTGGCCATTGTGGGGTTCCCTTTTGTGGTTCTTCTTGTGATCCCTGGTTTGATTTACGGGAAAACTATGATAAGGTTGGCTAGAAAGATCAGAGAAGAGAGTAACAAGGCTGGTACAATAGCAGAACAAGCAATATCTTCCATCAGAACTGTTTATTCCTTCGTGGGGGAAAGCAAGACCATAAATGCTTTCTCTGATGCTCTACAAGGCTCTGTTAAGTTGGGGCTGAGACAAGGCTTAGCTAAAGGTTTAGCCATTGGAAGCAAAGGTGCTGTGTTTGCTATATGGTCTTTCATGTGCTATTATGGAAGTAGATTGGTCATGTACCATGGTGCTAAAGGAGGGACTGTATTCGCAGTTGGATCAGTCATATGTATTGGTGGATC GGCATTAGGTGCTAGTTTATCTGAGTTGAAGTACTTCACAGAAGCATGCGCTGCTGGGGAACGCATAAtggaaattataaaaagagtTCCCAATATTGATTCCGAAAATATGGCTGGGGAGATTCTAGAGAGGGTCTCAGGAGAAGTGGAATTTGATAATGTGAAATTTGTGTATCCATCAAGGCCAGACAGTGTTATTCTGAATGATTTCTGCCTAAAGATTCCAGCAGGGAACACAGTGGCATTGGTTGGAGGAAGTGGGTCAGGAAAGTCCACTCTGATTTCACTTTTGCAAAGATTTTATGACCCAATTGAGGGAGAGATACGTCTTGATGGTGTGGCTATTAATAGGTTGCAACTCAAGTGGTTTAGGTCTCAAATGGGTTTGGTTAGCCAAGAGCCTACTCTTTTTGCAACTAGCATTAAGGAGAATATACTTTTTGGAAAAGAAGATGCCAATGAGGAAGACATTGTTGAGGCTGCCAAAGCTGCCAATGCTCACGATTTCATTTCGCAGTTGCCACAAGGATACAATACCCGG GTTGGAGAGAAAGGAGTTCAAATATCAGGGGGGCAAAAACAGAGGATTGCTATTGCACgagcaataataaaaaaaccccAAATCCTTCTTCTAGATGAGGCAACAAGTGCACTAGACTCCGAATCAGAACGCAAAGTGCAAGAAGCTCTTGATAAAATTGTTCTGGATCGAACTACCATTGTCGTAGCTCATCGCTTATCCACAATAAGAGATGCACATGTCATTATTGTTTTGGAGAATGGGAAGATCATAGAGATGGGTTCTCATGGTGAGCTCACACAAATTGACAATGGGCTTTACACATCTCTTGTTCATTTCCAACAAATTGAGAAATCCAAAAATGACACACTCTTTCACCCTTCTATTTTAAATGAAGACATGCAAAACACAAGTAGTGATATTGTAATTAGTCATTCTATTTCTACAAACGCAATGGCTCAATTTTCTCTTGTTGATGAAGATAATGCCAAAATAGCCAAAGATGATCAAAAGCTCTCACCTCCTTCATTTTGGAAATTGTTAGCATTGAATCTGCCTGAGTGGAAACAAGCATGTTTGGGGTGTTTGAATGCAACGTTATTTGGTGCAATTGAGCCATTGTATGCATTTGCAATGGGCTCCATgatatcaatttttttcctcACAGATCATGATGAGATTAAAAAGAAAGTTGTtatctattgtttattttttatgggaTTGGCTGTGTTTTCATTGGTTGTTAATATCATCCAACATTATAGTTTTGCTTACATGGGAGAATACTTGAGCAAAAGGGTGAAAGAAAGCATGCTTTCCAAGATACTCAATTTTGAAGTTGCATGGTTCGATCAGGACAAAAATTCCACCGGTGTGATTTGCTCTAGATTAACTAAAGAAGCCAATATA GTTAGGTCTTTAGTGGGAGATAGAATGGCTCTGTTGGTACAAACTATTTCAGCAGTGGTGATAGCATGCACAATGGGCCTAATCATTGCATGGAGATTTGCCATTATATTGATTGTTGTTCAACCTATTGGCATTGCAAGTTTCTACACAAGACTTGTACTCCTCAAGGGTATGTCTAAAAAGGCTATCAAAGCCCAAGATGAAACTAGCAAAATAGCTATTGAAGCTATTTCTAACCTTCGAACCATCACTGCCTTTTCCTCACAAGACCAGgtcataaaaatgttaaaaaaggcTCAAGAAGGCCCAATCCGTGAAAATATTAGACAATCATGGTTTGCAGGCATTGGGCTTGGATGTGCTCGAAGCCTTACAACTTTCACTCGGGCTTTAGAATATTGGTATGGTGGAAAGCTTGTTTTCGATGGCTATATTACTTCAAAACAATTATTTCAAACATGCTTAATATTGGCAAATACAGGTAGGGTCATAGCAGATGCTAGTAGCCTTACTAGTGACGTTGCAAAAGGGGCAGATGCCATTGGCCTAGTTTTCTCAATCTTAAACAGAAACACAAAAATAGATTCTGATGAAATGACTGCATACATGCCCCAAAAGTTAATAGGCCATATAGAATTTCAAGATGTCTATTTTGCATACCCATCAAGACCCAATGTGATGATTTTCCAAGAATTCTCAATCAAAATTGATGCAGGTATATCCACAGCAGTGGTAGGACAAAGTGGGTCTGGCAAATCAACTATAATGGGCTTAATAGAGAGGTTTTATGACCCACTTAAAGGGATAGTAATGATAGATGGAAGAGACATAAGGTCATATCACCTTAGGTCACTAAGGAACTACATTTCACTTGTGAGCCAAGAGCCAACACTTTTTAATGGGACCATAAGGGAAAACATTGCATATGGAGCATTTGATATGACTAATGAAGTTGAGATCATTGAAGCAGCCAGAATAGCTAATGCTCATGACTTTATTGCAGGCATGAAGGACGGTTATGACACATGGTGTGGAGATAGGGGAGTTCAATTATCTGGGGGGCAAAAGCAGAGGATTGCAATAGCTAGGGCTGTGCTAAAAAACCCAAAAGTGTTGCTTTTGGATGAGGCTACTAGTGCACTTGATAGTCAATCAGAGAAGGTGGTTCAAGATGCTTTGGAACGAGTGATGGTAGGAAGGACGAGTGTGGTGGTGGCTCATAGGTTGAGCACTATAAAGAATTGTAATCGAATTGTTGTGTTGAACAAAGGGAGGGTGGTAGAAGAAGGGACCCATTTGTGTTTGTTGTCTAAAGGACCAAGTGGAGTTTACTACTCTATGGTGAGTCTTCAAAGAAGTGCAACAACCACTAGTGCTATTGATAATGAATTTTCCATTAACTAA
- the LOC100808241 gene encoding ABC transporter B family member 15 isoform X1, producing MCKMRVDQNHTIVNTKKKKKKNGSIRSIFMHADSLDWFLMVLGVFGAMGDGFTTPISVYIMSGIVNNVGGVLKMTPSTFIHNVNKYSLALTYLACASFFASFLEGYCWTRTGERQVARMKVKYLKAVLRQDITYFDLHVTSTSEVLTCVSSDSFVIQDVLSEKVPNFLMNFFRFLGSYIVAFALFWRLAIVGFPFVVLLVIPGLIYGKTMIRLARKIREESNKAGTIAEQAISSIRTVYSFVGESKTINAFSDALQGSVKLGLRQGLAKGLAIGSKGAVFAIWSFMCYYGSRLVMYHGAKGGTVFAVGSVICIGGSALGASLSELKYFTEACAAGERIMEIIKRVPNIDSENMAGEILERVSGEVEFDNVKFVYPSRPDSVILNDFCLKIPAGNTVALVGGSGSGKSTLISLLQRFYDPIEGEIRLDGVAINRLQLKWFRSQMGLVSQEPTLFATSIKENILFGKEDANEEDIVEAAKAANAHDFISQLPQGYNTRVGEKGVQISGGQKQRIAIARAIIKKPQILLLDEATSALDSESERKVQEALDKIVLDRTTIVVAHRLSTIRDAHVIIVLENGKIIEMGSHGELTQIDNGLYTSLVHFQQIEKSKNDTLFHPSILNEDMQNTSSDIVISHSISTNAMAQFSLVDEDNAKIAKDDQKLSPPSFWKLLALNLPEWKQACLGCLNATLFGAIEPLYAFAMGSMISIFFLTDHDEIKKKVVIYCLFFMGLAVFSLVVNIIQHYSFAYMGEYLSKRVKESMLSKILNFEVAWFDQDKNSTGVICSRLTKEANIVRSLVGDRMALLVQTISAVVIACTMGLIIAWRFAIILIVVQPIGIASFYTRLVLLKGMSKKAIKAQDETSKIAIEAISNLRTITAFSSQDQVIKMLKKAQEGPIRENIRQSWFAGIGLGCARSLTTFTRALEYWYGGKLVFDGYITSKQLFQTCLILANTGRVIADASSLTSDVAKGADAIGLVFSILNRNTKIDSDEMTAYMPQKLIGHIEFQDVYFAYPSRPNVMIFQEFSIKIDAGISTAVVGQSGSGKSTIMGLIERFYDPLKGIVMIDGRDIRSYHLRSLRNYISLVSQEPTLFNGTIRENIAYGAFDMTNEVEIIEAARIANAHDFIAGMKDGYDTWCGDRGVQLSGGQKQRIAIARAVLKNPKVLLLDEATSALDSQSEKVVQDALERVMVGRTSVVVAHRLSTIKNCNRIVVLNKGRVVEEGTHLCLLSKGPSGVYYSMVSLQRSATTTSAIDNEFSIN from the exons ATGTGCAAAATGCGCGTGGATCAGAACCATACTATTGTTaacacgaagaagaagaagaagaaaaatgggtCAATTAGATCCATTTTCATGCATGCTGATAGCCTAGATTGGTTTTTAATGGTTTTGGGTGTCTTTGGAGCCATGGGTGATGGCTTCACCACCCCTATCTCGGTGTACATCATGAGCGGAATCGTGAACAATGTTGGTGGTGTTTTAAAAATGACACCAAGTACTTTCATCCACAACGTCAATAAG TATTCACTGGCGTTGACATACTTGGCTTGTGCATCCTTTTTTGCTTCCTTCCTCG AGGGTTATTGTTGGACAAGAACAGGTGAAAGACAAGTTGCAAGAATGAAAGTTAAGTATTTAAAAGCAGTGCTCAGACAAGATATAACATACTTTGATTTGCATGTCACAAGCACGTCCGAGGTTCTCACATGTGTCTCTAGTGATAGTTTCGTCATTCAAGATGTTCTCAGTGAAAAG GTTCCAAATTTTTTGATGAACTTCTTTAGGTTCCTTGGAAGCTACATAGtggcttttgctttgttttGGAGATTGGCCATTGTGGGGTTCCCTTTTGTGGTTCTTCTTGTGATCCCTGGTTTGATTTACGGGAAAACTATGATAAGGTTGGCTAGAAAGATCAGAGAAGAGAGTAACAAGGCTGGTACAATAGCAGAACAAGCAATATCTTCCATCAGAACTGTTTATTCCTTCGTGGGGGAAAGCAAGACCATAAATGCTTTCTCTGATGCTCTACAAGGCTCTGTTAAGTTGGGGCTGAGACAAGGCTTAGCTAAAGGTTTAGCCATTGGAAGCAAAGGTGCTGTGTTTGCTATATGGTCTTTCATGTGCTATTATGGAAGTAGATTGGTCATGTACCATGGTGCTAAAGGAGGGACTGTATTCGCAGTTGGATCAGTCATATGTATTGGTGGATC GGCATTAGGTGCTAGTTTATCTGAGTTGAAGTACTTCACAGAAGCATGCGCTGCTGGGGAACGCATAAtggaaattataaaaagagtTCCCAATATTGATTCCGAAAATATGGCTGGGGAGATTCTAGAGAGGGTCTCAGGAGAAGTGGAATTTGATAATGTGAAATTTGTGTATCCATCAAGGCCAGACAGTGTTATTCTGAATGATTTCTGCCTAAAGATTCCAGCAGGGAACACAGTGGCATTGGTTGGAGGAAGTGGGTCAGGAAAGTCCACTCTGATTTCACTTTTGCAAAGATTTTATGACCCAATTGAGGGAGAGATACGTCTTGATGGTGTGGCTATTAATAGGTTGCAACTCAAGTGGTTTAGGTCTCAAATGGGTTTGGTTAGCCAAGAGCCTACTCTTTTTGCAACTAGCATTAAGGAGAATATACTTTTTGGAAAAGAAGATGCCAATGAGGAAGACATTGTTGAGGCTGCCAAAGCTGCCAATGCTCACGATTTCATTTCGCAGTTGCCACAAGGATACAATACCCGG GTTGGAGAGAAAGGAGTTCAAATATCAGGGGGGCAAAAACAGAGGATTGCTATTGCACgagcaataataaaaaaaccccAAATCCTTCTTCTAGATGAGGCAACAAGTGCACTAGACTCCGAATCAGAACGCAAAGTGCAAGAAGCTCTTGATAAAATTGTTCTGGATCGAACTACCATTGTCGTAGCTCATCGCTTATCCACAATAAGAGATGCACATGTCATTATTGTTTTGGAGAATGGGAAGATCATAGAGATGGGTTCTCATGGTGAGCTCACACAAATTGACAATGGGCTTTACACATCTCTTGTTCATTTCCAACAAATTGAGAAATCCAAAAATGACACACTCTTTCACCCTTCTATTTTAAATGAAGACATGCAAAACACAAGTAGTGATATTGTAATTAGTCATTCTATTTCTACAAACGCAATGGCTCAATTTTCTCTTGTTGATGAAGATAATGCCAAAATAGCCAAAGATGATCAAAAGCTCTCACCTCCTTCATTTTGGAAATTGTTAGCATTGAATCTGCCTGAGTGGAAACAAGCATGTTTGGGGTGTTTGAATGCAACGTTATTTGGTGCAATTGAGCCATTGTATGCATTTGCAATGGGCTCCATgatatcaatttttttcctcACAGATCATGATGAGATTAAAAAGAAAGTTGTtatctattgtttattttttatgggaTTGGCTGTGTTTTCATTGGTTGTTAATATCATCCAACATTATAGTTTTGCTTACATGGGAGAATACTTGAGCAAAAGGGTGAAAGAAAGCATGCTTTCCAAGATACTCAATTTTGAAGTTGCATGGTTCGATCAGGACAAAAATTCCACCGGTGTGATTTGCTCTAGATTAACTAAAGAAGCCAATATA GTTAGGTCTTTAGTGGGAGATAGAATGGCTCTGTTGGTACAAACTATTTCAGCAGTGGTGATAGCATGCACAATGGGCCTAATCATTGCATGGAGATTTGCCATTATATTGATTGTTGTTCAACCTATTGGCATTGCAAGTTTCTACACAAGACTTGTACTCCTCAAGGGTATGTCTAAAAAGGCTATCAAAGCCCAAGATGAAACTAGCAAAATAGCTATTGAAGCTATTTCTAACCTTCGAACCATCACTGCCTTTTCCTCACAAGACCAGgtcataaaaatgttaaaaaaggcTCAAGAAGGCCCAATCCGTGAAAATATTAGACAATCATGGTTTGCAGGCATTGGGCTTGGATGTGCTCGAAGCCTTACAACTTTCACTCGGGCTTTAGAATATTGGTATGGTGGAAAGCTTGTTTTCGATGGCTATATTACTTCAAAACAATTATTTCAAACATGCTTAATATTGGCAAATACAGGTAGGGTCATAGCAGATGCTAGTAGCCTTACTAGTGACGTTGCAAAAGGGGCAGATGCCATTGGCCTAGTTTTCTCAATCTTAAACAGAAACACAAAAATAGATTCTGATGAAATGACTGCATACATGCCCCAAAAGTTAATAGGCCATATAGAATTTCAAGATGTCTATTTTGCATACCCATCAAGACCCAATGTGATGATTTTCCAAGAATTCTCAATCAAAATTGATGCAGGTATATCCACAGCAGTGGTAGGACAAAGTGGGTCTGGCAAATCAACTATAATGGGCTTAATAGAGAGGTTTTATGACCCACTTAAAGGGATAGTAATGATAGATGGAAGAGACATAAGGTCATATCACCTTAGGTCACTAAGGAACTACATTTCACTTGTGAGCCAAGAGCCAACACTTTTTAATGGGACCATAAGGGAAAACATTGCATATGGAGCATTTGATATGACTAATGAAGTTGAGATCATTGAAGCAGCCAGAATAGCTAATGCTCATGACTTTATTGCAGGCATGAAGGACGGTTATGACACATGGTGTGGAGATAGGGGAGTTCAATTATCTGGGGGGCAAAAGCAGAGGATTGCAATAGCTAGGGCTGTGCTAAAAAACCCAAAAGTGTTGCTTTTGGATGAGGCTACTAGTGCACTTGATAGTCAATCAGAGAAGGTGGTTCAAGATGCTTTGGAACGAGTGATGGTAGGAAGGACGAGTGTGGTGGTGGCTCATAGGTTGAGCACTATAAAGAATTGTAATCGAATTGTTGTGTTGAACAAAGGGAGGGTGGTAGAAGAAGGGACCCATTTGTGTTTGTTGTCTAAAGGACCAAGTGGAGTTTACTACTCTATGGTGAGTCTTCAAAGAAGTGCAACAACCACTAGTGCTATTGATAATGAATTTTCCATTAACTAA
- the LOC100808241 gene encoding ABC transporter B family member 15 isoform X3 codes for MCKMRVDQNHTIVNTKKKKKKNGSIRSIFMHADSLDWFLMVLGVFGAMGDGFTTPISVYIMSGIVNNVGGVLKMTPSTFIHNVNKYSLALTYLACASFFASFLEGYCWTRTGERQVARMKVKYLKAVLRQDITYFDLHVTSTSEVLTCVSSDSFVIQDVLSEKVPNFLMNFFRFLGSYIVAFALFWRLAIVGFPFVVLLVIPGLIYGKTMIRLARKIREESNKAGTIAEQAISSIRTVYSFVGESKTINAFSDALQGSVKLGLRQGLAKGLAIGSKGAVFAIWSFMCYYGSRLVMYHGAKGGTVFAVGSVICIGGSALGASLSELKYFTEACAAGERIMEIIKRVPNIDSENMAGEILERVSGEVEFDNVKFVYPSRPDSVILNDFCLKIPAGNTVALVGGSGSGKSTLISLLQRFYDPIEGEIRLDGVAINRLQLKWFRSQMGLVSQEPTLFATSIKENILFGKEDANEEDIVEAAKAANAHDFISQLPQGYNTRVGEKGVQISGGQKQRIAIARAIIKKPQILLLDEATSALDSESERKVQEALDKIVLDRTTIVVAHRLSTIRDAHVIIVLENGKIIEMGSHGELTQIDNGLYTSLVHFQQIEKSKNDTLFHPSILNEDMQNTSSDIVISHSISTNAMAQFSLVDEDNAKIAKDDQKLSPPSFWKLLALNLPEWKQACLGCLNATLFGAIEPLYAFAMGSMISIFFLTDHDEIKKKVVIYCLFFMGLAVFSLVVNIIQHYSFAYMGEYLSKRVKESMLSKILNFEVAWFDQDKNSTGVICSRLTKEANIVRSLVGDRMALLVQTISAVVIACTMGLIIAWRFAIILIVVQPIGIASFYTRLVLLKGMSKKAIKAQDETSKIAIEAISNLRTITAFSSQDQVIKMLKKAQEGPIRENIRQSWFAGIGLGCARSLTTFTRALEYWHEGRL; via the exons ATGTGCAAAATGCGCGTGGATCAGAACCATACTATTGTTaacacgaagaagaagaagaagaaaaatgggtCAATTAGATCCATTTTCATGCATGCTGATAGCCTAGATTGGTTTTTAATGGTTTTGGGTGTCTTTGGAGCCATGGGTGATGGCTTCACCACCCCTATCTCGGTGTACATCATGAGCGGAATCGTGAACAATGTTGGTGGTGTTTTAAAAATGACACCAAGTACTTTCATCCACAACGTCAATAAG TATTCACTGGCGTTGACATACTTGGCTTGTGCATCCTTTTTTGCTTCCTTCCTCG AGGGTTATTGTTGGACAAGAACAGGTGAAAGACAAGTTGCAAGAATGAAAGTTAAGTATTTAAAAGCAGTGCTCAGACAAGATATAACATACTTTGATTTGCATGTCACAAGCACGTCCGAGGTTCTCACATGTGTCTCTAGTGATAGTTTCGTCATTCAAGATGTTCTCAGTGAAAAG GTTCCAAATTTTTTGATGAACTTCTTTAGGTTCCTTGGAAGCTACATAGtggcttttgctttgttttGGAGATTGGCCATTGTGGGGTTCCCTTTTGTGGTTCTTCTTGTGATCCCTGGTTTGATTTACGGGAAAACTATGATAAGGTTGGCTAGAAAGATCAGAGAAGAGAGTAACAAGGCTGGTACAATAGCAGAACAAGCAATATCTTCCATCAGAACTGTTTATTCCTTCGTGGGGGAAAGCAAGACCATAAATGCTTTCTCTGATGCTCTACAAGGCTCTGTTAAGTTGGGGCTGAGACAAGGCTTAGCTAAAGGTTTAGCCATTGGAAGCAAAGGTGCTGTGTTTGCTATATGGTCTTTCATGTGCTATTATGGAAGTAGATTGGTCATGTACCATGGTGCTAAAGGAGGGACTGTATTCGCAGTTGGATCAGTCATATGTATTGGTGGATC GGCATTAGGTGCTAGTTTATCTGAGTTGAAGTACTTCACAGAAGCATGCGCTGCTGGGGAACGCATAAtggaaattataaaaagagtTCCCAATATTGATTCCGAAAATATGGCTGGGGAGATTCTAGAGAGGGTCTCAGGAGAAGTGGAATTTGATAATGTGAAATTTGTGTATCCATCAAGGCCAGACAGTGTTATTCTGAATGATTTCTGCCTAAAGATTCCAGCAGGGAACACAGTGGCATTGGTTGGAGGAAGTGGGTCAGGAAAGTCCACTCTGATTTCACTTTTGCAAAGATTTTATGACCCAATTGAGGGAGAGATACGTCTTGATGGTGTGGCTATTAATAGGTTGCAACTCAAGTGGTTTAGGTCTCAAATGGGTTTGGTTAGCCAAGAGCCTACTCTTTTTGCAACTAGCATTAAGGAGAATATACTTTTTGGAAAAGAAGATGCCAATGAGGAAGACATTGTTGAGGCTGCCAAAGCTGCCAATGCTCACGATTTCATTTCGCAGTTGCCACAAGGATACAATACCCGG GTTGGAGAGAAAGGAGTTCAAATATCAGGGGGGCAAAAACAGAGGATTGCTATTGCACgagcaataataaaaaaaccccAAATCCTTCTTCTAGATGAGGCAACAAGTGCACTAGACTCCGAATCAGAACGCAAAGTGCAAGAAGCTCTTGATAAAATTGTTCTGGATCGAACTACCATTGTCGTAGCTCATCGCTTATCCACAATAAGAGATGCACATGTCATTATTGTTTTGGAGAATGGGAAGATCATAGAGATGGGTTCTCATGGTGAGCTCACACAAATTGACAATGGGCTTTACACATCTCTTGTTCATTTCCAACAAATTGAGAAATCCAAAAATGACACACTCTTTCACCCTTCTATTTTAAATGAAGACATGCAAAACACAAGTAGTGATATTGTAATTAGTCATTCTATTTCTACAAACGCAATGGCTCAATTTTCTCTTGTTGATGAAGATAATGCCAAAATAGCCAAAGATGATCAAAAGCTCTCACCTCCTTCATTTTGGAAATTGTTAGCATTGAATCTGCCTGAGTGGAAACAAGCATGTTTGGGGTGTTTGAATGCAACGTTATTTGGTGCAATTGAGCCATTGTATGCATTTGCAATGGGCTCCATgatatcaatttttttcctcACAGATCATGATGAGATTAAAAAGAAAGTTGTtatctattgtttattttttatgggaTTGGCTGTGTTTTCATTGGTTGTTAATATCATCCAACATTATAGTTTTGCTTACATGGGAGAATACTTGAGCAAAAGGGTGAAAGAAAGCATGCTTTCCAAGATACTCAATTTTGAAGTTGCATGGTTCGATCAGGACAAAAATTCCACCGGTGTGATTTGCTCTAGATTAACTAAAGAAGCCAATATA GTTAGGTCTTTAGTGGGAGATAGAATGGCTCTGTTGGTACAAACTATTTCAGCAGTGGTGATAGCATGCACAATGGGCCTAATCATTGCATGGAGATTTGCCATTATATTGATTGTTGTTCAACCTATTGGCATTGCAAGTTTCTACACAAGACTTGTACTCCTCAAGGGTATGTCTAAAAAGGCTATCAAAGCCCAAGATGAAACTAGCAAAATAGCTATTGAAGCTATTTCTAACCTTCGAACCATCACTGCCTTTTCCTCACAAGACCAGgtcataaaaatgttaaaaaaggcTCAAGAAGGCCCAATCCGTGAAAATATTAGACAATCATGGTTTGCAGGCATTGGGCTTGGATGTGCTCGAAGCCTTACAACTTTCACTCGGGCTTTAGAATATTG GCATGAAGGACGGTTATGA